GATTTCCACCTCTTGGTCGATGCTGTCAGGGAGCGGCAGGACCACGGTGTTGAAGCGGCGGCGAAGGGCGGACGAGAGGTCGTTGACGCCTTTGTCGCGGTTGTTCGCTGTGGCGATGACGTTGAAGCCCTTCCGCGCCTGAACTTCCTCATTGAGCTCAGGGATGGGCAGGGTCTTCTCGCTGAGGATGGTGATGAGGGAGTCCTGCACATCGGAGGGTATTCGAGTGAGCTCCTCTACCCGCACCAGGCTTCCTGTTTCCATGGCCCGCATGACAGGACCCGGAACCATGGCGGCGCGGGAGGGGCCATCGGCCAGCAAGCGGGCATAATTCCATCCATACCGCAGAGCCTCTTCGGGCGTGCCGGCAGTACCCTGCACCACCAACGTGGACGAGCCTGAGATGGCTGCCGCCAGATGCTCACCAAGCCACGTTTTGGCGGTTCCCGGGACACCCAGCAACAGCAGGGCGCGGTCTGTGGCCAGTGATGCCACGGCGATTTCCACCAGGCGTTCAGATCCGAGATACTTCGGGGTGATCCGCGCGCCATTGGCCAGGGTTCCTCCCAGGATGTACGTGGTGACAGCCCAGGGAGACAGCCGCCAGCTGGGGGGACGGGGGCGGTCGTCAACTGCAGCCAAAGCGCTGAGTTCATCGGCGTACGCATTCTCGGCGTGGGCGCGAAGGACCTCTGTTGCGTTCTGGGCATCGGTCATCGGAAAGCCTCCGTCAGGGATTGTCTGAATGATTGGTATTGGACTGCGTCGCGCAACACTCGGCGCCGGGCGACGTCGTCGTCTGTTCGTTCCAGAAGCTGCCGGCAACGTTGGTTGGCCTCAGGTGGAAGCGCGGTAGGCAAAACTGCGGCCAGGGATGCTGCCAACTGGCCCCCGTCCTTGCCGGAGATCACTGTGAGCACAGCTTCAGCCAAGGACACGGACCACGGCTGCGGCAGGTCTTGCAGAAGCGGAGCCAGCGTCAAGGGGTCGTCGCCGCTTTCCCGGACATGCCGCTCCAGCCAATGTTCCCGTTCTTCGGCAGGCAGGCAGACCAGCAGTCTTCTGTCCGTCCTGACGGTGAGCAGCGCGCGCGCCCACTCGGTATCTTTGCGGGCGGCAGCGGTGGCGATCAATACGTCCAGGATGCGCGGTTCGCCCTGCACCAATGCAGCGGTGGCCGCCCGGTTCCGGCCCGAAACCGACGTCCATACATCCAGCGGGGCTCCACTGATGATGGCGTCCAACCGCGCCAGTCGGTCTGGTTCGCCCCTGCGCGGGTCGGCCGGAACCCCGTCGCGTAGTGCCGCCCCGTCAGGGTCCGGAGGGAGATCGATGTCCAGCCGTTTGTTCAAGAGCCCTTTGACGTGCAGCAGGGGTACCAGCCGGGCGGCCATGCGGGCCGCCCGGGCACTCCCCGGAAGCTGGTCCAGGAGCCGGAGTGCCACGTCGCGAACACTCTTGGCTTTGTCGTCCAAGGCCTGCTCCAGCAGTGCTTCGTCGTCATCATGCACGTTGCCGGCGAACAATGCCAGGTTGCCGGCGCGTTCCCTTGCGCTGAGAGACATCCAGTGCGCCAGGAGTTGCTCGCGCGCAGCTGCCGGATCAAGGCCTCTTAGCCGGTCAAGCTCTACCGCGGCGTCGGCGCTCCCAAGTTCAGACCACTCTGCCGCAGCCTCCTGTGAAGATGGGCTCTTGAGTTCCTTCAGCCAGCGGCCGCGGGTTCCAATGGCAGGTTCAAGGCGCCTGAAAACGGCGGATTTGGTCTCGGCCACAAGGAGCAACGCGGGCAGCAGGCGGTGGGGGACCCGCCGTCGTGTTTCTTCCGCGAACCGTAGCCAGTCCACTACCAGCTGGGTTCTCAGTTCGAGCCCCACGGGTGGCTGGGTCAGCAAGAGTTCCAGGAGCCGGGCGGCCTCGCCACTGGCTTGGGGCTCGGTGTCAGCCGGGGCCGGCGAAACAAGCCCGCTGCTTGGGGCTGCGGCTGCTGTCCGGGATGTACGGGTTGCGACGTCGGCCATGGCGGCTTGATCAAGCAGGGATTCCTCGCGGGGAAGGCCTTCAGGCGCACGAAATCCCAGTTCGTCGGGCGGCTTGGGTGCGTCGTGTCGTCCTGTCCCCACCAGCGCTGCTGTTCGGAGTTCAGCCAACCACGTCATGGAGTTACCACCATTCCGTCGACGACGACGGTCAGCGGACGAAAACGGCCGTCATCCAGTTCGCCGAAAATGTCCACAGCATGGCCACCGGTCAGTGCCAGCAGGGAGTCAAGGGGAGCATCCACCAGAGGAAGGGCGTGGCCTTTTGGATCGTGCAACCACCCCCTCTCCTCGGGGTTGACGGTGACGCCGCCCAACAGCACGGGGTGCCGGGTCCGCCATGGTGAGCGCGCAACTGCAGCTGACTCCTGTTCGAGCGCTTGCATGATGCTGTTGCCGTTCCCGAGGCTTTTGACAACCCCCTGCGGGACGATGGCGCTGGTGAACATGGCACGCTGCGGTGCTGAGCCGGGGTAGCGGGCAACCGTGGCTTCAAGCTGTGCGCCCGCGAGTTGCGGCGCCGCCAGCCCCTGGCCTTGCGCGGCGAAGTCAAGGACCACCACCATGGTTCCGTCGGGGGCGCGAAGCCAGGTCCGTTGTTGCTGGAGGCGTCCGTCGTCGCTCCGATGGGCTCCAAGTACCAGCCACGGGCCCGCCAAGGACTCGGTATTTTGTACGTCGGCAGACGCCGTGGCCCATCCGAGGGCAGCCTTGACGTCAGCGAATTCTTCCGGCGAGAGTGTGTCCCGTGCTTTCCATGCTTTGGCCAGCGCCCACCAGCGGCCGGCGTGAAGGAGGAGATGGTCTGCCCAGTCCGTCCTGCCGTGGATTTGGGAAGCCATGTCCCGCACTTGGTCGGCCAAACCAGGAAGCTGCGAGTCCACCAAACGGGCAGCCACACCGTCCCACCACGAATAAGGCTGCTTGCGTGCAGTGGCAAGTCCTGTCCGGACAAGGTCCGTCAGCCAGCGCGAGAAGTCGTCTATCCCGGCGTCCATGAGGGCCAGCCTGGCGGCGAGACGTTTTGCCTGGGCTTCCGGATCTGCGGGTTGTTCGGCTTGTCGACGTTCTTTGGCCGAGGCACGATCAGCCCTTTGACCGGCCCATTCCTTTGCGAAATCGGCGGCGTCGGCGCCGGCCTCGGCCGCCTCACCCCGGGACCAAAGAAGCAGCAAGGCCAGAGCATGCTTGCAGGGGAACTTCCGGCTGGGACACGAGCACCGGTAGGCGGGTGCGACGATGTCCACGCTCACTTGGTACGGCGTTTTTCCGCTGCCTTGGCACTTTCCCCAAACAAGGACATCGTTGCTGCCCGATTCAGACCACGGGCCGGGGTGTGCAAGTTTCCGTGCTGCTGCGAGCGAGGAAGAGTCCGGAGCGGCCTTCATCACTGTATCTTCGCTCCACCGCCCCATGAATCACATTCTGCCTGACCGCTCCGACACTATAGAACAACGTCACGGTGTGGCGCCGGAACAGCCGGGGAGTTGACGGTCGGCTCCCCGGCTGATTCCGGTTCTGTTCAGGCTTGGTTGCTGACCAAGCCCGGCTCTGCGGCGCCCGCTTCAGTACGTCCCGCAAACAACAGCGGCGCGAAGAATCCGCCAAGTTCCGCCGTGGCCGTCAGGGGCAGCACGTTGGCGACGTACTGGTCAGGGCGGACGACAACAACGACGCCGTCGCGGCTGAGGCCTCGTGTATCGAAGATGTCAGCGTTCGGGTCGGCGCCGAAGACCTTCTCGAGGTACGTGAGCTTGAATGGTCCGACCGTCGGCTTGAAAGCTGCAGGTACTGCGTTGATATCGATGGTGGTGTGGTCTTGCTGGTAGATCACCTTCACATCGAACCAGGCGTCGCGGTCAGCGCTCGACGGCGTCGCGGCCAGCGGCGATTCCGGCGAGTTCGCGATCCATTCGGCGAAGTCCGCCACCGGACCAGCGGCGCCAGCCTGGGCGGCGTCAGCGAAAACGTAGATGCGCCAGCGCCCATCAGCTTTGGCGTGGTGACCCAGGTGCATGGGATTGGTGTCGCAGACGCGGACAACCGACGCGGACTTGAAGCGTTTACCCACCGGGAAGCCGGTGGCGAGTTCCTGGTGCTGTGCTTCGGCTACAAGCATCGATGGGGCGTATTGGGTCATGAAGCCGGCAGGGAATTCGGCGGTGCTGGTGTAAAAGGTCTCCAGTTCCGCGGGATCTTCGAACTCTTCGGGTTTCTTGGCCATCAACGTGGACCACTGCTTGTCGAAGTCGATGAGGTTCTTCGCCACCACCTGGCGTTCGGCCGAGTAGGTGTCCAGCAGTCTTTCCGGGCTGCGGCCTTCGAGGACGTGGCCGAGTTTCCAGCCGATGTTGAAGCCGTCTTGCATGGAGACGTTCATGCCTTGGCCGGCCTTGGCGGAGTGGGTGTGGCAGGCGTCGCCGGTGATGAACACCCGTGGGGTGCGCGTTCCGCGCTCCTCCGGCAGAACGTCGTCGAACCTGTCCGTGAGCCGGTGGCCTACCTCGTAGACGCTGTGCCAAGCAACGTTGCGGACGTCCAATGTGTACGGGTGGAGGATGTCGTTGGCCTTTTGGATGATCTGCTCAATGGTCGTCTTGCGCACAGCGCCTTTGTCATTGGGATTAACTTCGCCCAGGTCCACGTACATGCGGAACAGGTGGCCGCCCTCGCGGGGGATCAGCAGGATGCTGCCGCCCTCGCCGGACTGGATGGCGCACTTGGTGCGGATGTCAGGGAAGTCGGTGACGGCGAGGACGTCCATGACGCCCCACGCATGGTTGGCTTGGTCGCCGGCAAGGTGGCAGCCAATGGATTCGCGAACCTTGCTGCGGGCGCCGTCTGCTCCCACGACGTACTTGGCCCGGATGATCCGCTCGTGGCCTTCGTTGGGCCCGGACGTGTGGGCAAGCGTTACGGCCACAGGATATTCGCCCTCGCCGGTGACCTGGAGACCGTGGAACTCATAGCCGTAGTCCGGCGTCATGCGTGTGGGGGAGTTGGCCATGAACTCCGCGAAGTAGTCCAGGACGCGGGCCTGGTTGACGATCAGGTGCGGGAATTCGCTGATACCGGCCGGATCATCCACGGCGCGGGCGGCGCGGACGATGCGGGAGTGGTCAGCCGGGTCCGGCTTCCAGAAGGCCATCTCCGTGATGCGGTAGGCCTCGGCGGTGATGCGCTCCGCAAACCCGAATGCTTGAAAGGTCTCCACGCTGCGTGCTTGGATGCCGTCTGCCTGGCCGATGGCCAAACGACCGGGACGTCGCTCAATAATGCGGGTGGTGACATCCGGAAACTGGGAAAGCTGTGCCGCGGTCAGCATCCCAGCAGGACCCGTGCCCACGATAAGGACGTCAACTTCGTCGGGAAGCTCGGCTGGGCGGTTGATTCCGATGCCGGCCGCAGGCTCGACTCGCGGGTCACCGGATACGTAACCGTGGTGGTGGAACTGCACGGGCTTTCCTCACTTCTTTGTGGGCAATGATCTAGGTTTGTTCGATAATAGAACAGCGTGTTCTATTATCGCTCCAATAATCGTAATGCGGCTCACACCCGCGTTCAAGTACCTCACGCGTCTTATGACAGAACCTGGTGTTCGCCTCCTTCGGATTGACCTACGGGCATGTCAGGATCAGGTATGCCGCGACTGATGCTCCTGGACACTGCCTCCCTGTACTTCCGTGCCTTCTACGGTGTGCCCGATTCCATCCGCCGACCCGACGGAACACCCGTGAACGCAGTGCGGGGACTCATGGACATGATCGCCCGCCTCACCACCGACTACGAAGCCACGCACCTCGTCGCCTGCTGGGACAACGACTGGCGCCCTCAATGGCGCGTGGATCTGATCCCCAGCTACAAGTCCCACCGAGTCGCTGAAATCGTTCCAAACGGCCCGGACGTTGAGGTTGTCCCGGACCCCCTTGAAGCGCAGATACCCATGATCCGCCGCGTACTGGACCTTGCCGGGATCGCCGTGGTGGGCGTTGACGACCATGAGGCCGACGATGTCGTGGGGACCTATGCGAGCCAAGCGCACATCCCGACCGACGTGGTCACCGGCGACCGCGACCTTTTCCAGCTCGTCGACGATGACCGTGAGGTCCGTATCATCTACACCGCCCGGGGCATGAAAAACCTGGAAGTTGTCACGGACGTCGTAGTGGTGGGCAAGTACCGTGTCCTGCCCCAGCAATATGCCGACTTCGCAACACTCCGGGGCGATGCCTCCGACGGGCTCCCCGGCGTTGCCGGCATAGGAGAAAAGACGGCAGCATCATTGCTTGGCGAGCACGGATCATTGGAAGGACTGCTTGAAGCGGCAGAAGACCCCGACGGCGGTCTGTCGGCTTCCATACGCGCGAAGCTGTCCGCGGCTGCTGACTACCTCAAGGTGGCACCCGCCGTCGTGAACGTTGTGCGCGACTTGAAGGTGCCGACGCTTGAACAAGCGGGCGCTGAACTGCGCCCGGTCACCGGCGACGCGCGCACCGAACTTGAGCAGCTGGCCTCTGACTGGAACCTGGGTGGATCAGTCAAGCGGCTGCTGGACGCGCTGGACCGGGTCCGCTAACGACACGTCCCACAGACTCGGCTTTACTTTCACAGCCTAATGACAGGTTCGAAACAGCCTGGGCTGTGGTGGGCCTCTCATGGTGTTAAGAGGACGGCACCATTGACCGTCCCTCAGACACCAGCCGTACGGACGGCTCATTGAGGAGAGGTACATGTCGAGAACCAAGAGAATCACCTTGACCGTCGCAGCAGGAGCGCTCGCATTGGGCGCCGGATTGGGCGCGACCAGCATCGCCTCTGCTGCCACCACACCGTCGCCTAGCGCCACGTCATCCGCGGACGCCACCACGCCGTCAGATCGCGGCGGTAGGCCCGGCGGCCACGGACACGGCCGGGACGGCGGCCAGATCGCCGCGGAACTGGCCACCAAGCTGGGAGTGGACGAAGCCAAGGTCACCGAAGCCTTAAAGGCGTTCCGCGAGGCAAACAAACCCGCCACACCGCCCGCACAAGGAACGGAAGGAACCAAGCCGGACCGCACAGCACAGGATGCAGCCCTGGCGAAGTCTCTCGCCGAAGCACTCGGTGTAGACGAAGCCAAGGTCACCACGGCACTGGAAGAAATCCGTGCCGCCGCCCAGGAAGAGCGTTCCGCTGCGCTGAAGACCAAGCTCGACAAAGCGGTAACGGACGGCAAGCTCACACAAGCCGAAGCTGACGCCGTGACCAAAGCTGTTGAAGCGGGGGTCATCGGAGGAGGCAGACGCTAACTGAACCAACTACGACGATGATCGCTTGATCAAGGATCCCCTGGAGCATTCCGGGGGATCCTTTCCGTCGCATAAAAAAACTCTTCCAAGGTGTTGTCGATTTTTACTCGCACTGTTCGACCTATGGATGAGAAAGTCGAAAAGGCGGCTTTCCACGACACAGGAGATTGAGTGAAATGGCGAAATACATGTTGATCATGCGGGCAGACGACGCTTCCTACGCCAAGTTCGAGAACATCGACTTCAACGAGATCCTCGAAGCCATGGGCAAATTCAACGACGAACTTATCCGTGCCGGAGTCCTCTTGGCCGCTGAAGGCCTTGACGATGCGAAACATGGCGTCGTGGTGGACTTCACCGGTGAAACCCCGGTTGTCACCGACGGCCCCTACGGAGAGACAAAAGAACTGTTCGGCGGCTACTACATCCTGGACGTCGCATCCCAGCAGGAAGCCGTCGAATGGGCCAAGCGTGCGCCCATGACAGCCGGTACCAAGACCGAAATCCGCCGCGTCACCAGCATCGATGAGTTCCCGCAAGACAACGAATGGATCCAAAAGGAGCGCGCATGGCGCGAGCAGACCGGCCAGCTCTGATTCCCACCACGGAAACTCCGGACAACACCCACCCGCGTGAGCAGCAATGAGGCAAGGGCCGCCGTCGAAGCTGTGTGGCGGAGCGAATCCGCCCGCATCGTCGGCGCCCTTGCCCGCTACACCGGCGACTTCACATTGGCAGAGGACCTTGCGCAGGAAGCGCTCGCAGAA
This genomic interval from Paenarthrobacter aurescens TC1 contains the following:
- a CDS encoding putative ATPase family associated with various cellular activities (AAA) (identified by match to protein family HMM PF07726; match to protein family HMM PF07728); the protein is MTDAQNATEVLRAHAENAYADELSALAAVDDRPRPPSWRLSPWAVTTYILGGTLANGARITPKYLGSERLVEIAVASLATDRALLLLGVPGTAKTWLGEHLAAAISGSSTLVVQGTAGTPEEALRYGWNYARLLADGPSRAAMVPGPVMRAMETGSLVRVEELTRIPSDVQDSLITILSEKTLPIPELNEEVQARKGFNVIATANNRDKGVNDLSSALRRRFNTVVLPLPDSIDQEVEIVTTRVRSLGESLELPADLAALSEIRRVVTVMRELRSGVTQDQRTTIKSPSATLSTAEAISVMTNGLSLAAHFGDGTVRAEDVAASLVGAVIKDPVQDRVIWQEYLETVVRNRPEWKDLYRACRDLESSN
- a CDS encoding putative SWIM zinc finger domain protein (identified by match to protein family HMM PF04434); this translates as MGRWSEDTVMKAAPDSSSLAAARKLAHPGPWSESGSNDVLVWGKCQGSGKTPYQVSVDIVAPAYRCSCPSRKFPCKHALALLLLWSRGEAAEAGADAADFAKEWAGQRADRASAKERRQAEQPADPEAQAKRLAARLALMDAGIDDFSRWLTDLVRTGLATARKQPYSWWDGVAARLVDSQLPGLADQVRDMASQIHGRTDWADHLLLHAGRWWALAKAWKARDTLSPEEFADVKAALGWATASADVQNTESLAGPWLVLGAHRSDDGRLQQQRTWLRAPDGTMVVVLDFAAQGQGLAAPQLAGAQLEATVARYPGSAPQRAMFTSAIVPQGVVKSLGNGNSIMQALEQESAAVARSPWRTRHPVLLGGVTVNPEERGWLHDPKGHALPLVDAPLDSLLALTGGHAVDIFGELDDGRFRPLTVVVDGMVVTP
- a CDS encoding putative FAD monooxygenase, PheA/TfdB family (identified by match to protein family HMM PF01494), coding for MQFHHHGYVSGDPRVEPAAGIGINRPAELPDEVDVLIVGTGPAGMLTAAQLSQFPDVTTRIIERRPGRLAIGQADGIQARSVETFQAFGFAERITAEAYRITEMAFWKPDPADHSRIVRAARAVDDPAGISEFPHLIVNQARVLDYFAEFMANSPTRMTPDYGYEFHGLQVTGEGEYPVAVTLAHTSGPNEGHERIIRAKYVVGADGARSKVRESIGCHLAGDQANHAWGVMDVLAVTDFPDIRTKCAIQSGEGGSILLIPREGGHLFRMYVDLGEVNPNDKGAVRKTTIEQIIQKANDILHPYTLDVRNVAWHSVYEVGHRLTDRFDDVLPEERGTRTPRVFITGDACHTHSAKAGQGMNVSMQDGFNIGWKLGHVLEGRSPERLLDTYSAERQVVAKNLIDFDKQWSTLMAKKPEEFEDPAELETFYTSTAEFPAGFMTQYAPSMLVAEAQHQELATGFPVGKRFKSASVVRVCDTNPMHLGHHAKADGRWRIYVFADAAQAGAAGPVADFAEWIANSPESPLAATPSSADRDAWFDVKVIYQQDHTTIDINAVPAAFKPTVGPFKLTYLEKVFGADPNADIFDTRGLSRDGVVVVVRPDQYVANVLPLTATAELGGFFAPLLFAGRTEAGAAEPGLVSNQA
- a CDS encoding putative 5'-3' exonuclease (identified by match to protein family HMM PF01367; match to protein family HMM PF02739); the encoded protein is MSGSGMPRLMLLDTASLYFRAFYGVPDSIRRPDGTPVNAVRGLMDMIARLTTDYEATHLVACWDNDWRPQWRVDLIPSYKSHRVAEIVPNGPDVEVVPDPLEAQIPMIRRVLDLAGIAVVGVDDHEADDVVGTYASQAHIPTDVVTGDRDLFQLVDDDREVRIIYTARGMKNLEVVTDVVVVGKYRVLPQQYADFATLRGDASDGLPGVAGIGEKTAASLLGEHGSLEGLLEAAEDPDGGLSASIRAKLSAAADYLKVAPAVVNVVRDLKVPTLEQAGAELRPVTGDARTELEQLASDWNLGGSVKRLLDALDRVR
- a CDS encoding putative DGPF domain protein (identified by match to protein family HMM PF04946), translated to MSEMAKYMLIMRADDASYAKFENIDFNEILEAMGKFNDELIRAGVLLAAEGLDDAKHGVVVDFTGETPVVTDGPYGETKELFGGYYILDVASQQEAVEWAKRAPMTAGTKTEIRRVTSIDEFPQDNEWIQKERAWREQTGQL